TTGGTTGCGCAACGCTCGCAACAGATGACGGTGAGCGGGGTCTTTGAAGGCTATGGCGCCCCCTTCGCCTGCTGTTCCGAGGTTTTTGGTGGGATAGAAGCTGAAGGCTGCCATATCGCCGAAGCTGCCGGCTTTTTGTTGCCCTATTTGTGTGCCAAAAGCTTGAGCCGCATCTTCTATGAGCCATAGGGCATTTTCTTGACAGAAACGGGCAATGGCGTTGATATCGCAAGGGATGCCATAGAGGTGCACTGCCAACACCGCTTTGGTGCGGGGCGTCAGTAGGCGAGGGAGTTGCTGCGGGTCTATTTGCCAACTGCGGGGCTCTATGTCTGCAAAAACAGGCTGTGCACCGACTTGCAGCACAGCCGATGCACAGGCAAAGTAAGTATGGGCGGGCAGTATAACTTCATCGCCTTTTCCTATGTTCAGGGCTTTTAAGGCTAAAAACAAAGCAGCAGTACCACTATTGACTGCAAGTACATAGGGCAGCCCGCAAGCAGCTGTAAGTTGTTGTTCAAGTGGATGCACACAAGCTTCTCCGCTGAAGCAGCCGTTTTCGAGCACTTCTTCTACTTTTTGTAAAAGAAGCGCTTTTATATGGCGGTTTTGTCGGCGCAAGTCGAAGAATGGCACCCGCATACGGTGCTGCTTAACCGTAAATTTCATTGAGCAGGTAAGCCAGACGGATACCGGCTTTGAGCAGTTGGATTTCCACTGTACTCCAGTTGCGATAAAGATAGTCGTAGCCAACCTCTTCGGGGTTGCCTATGTCGTACACCTGTGAGCGCAAGGCTATGCATTCCATTGCCCAGCTACGTACGTCGCCTTGCAGCCATTTTTCTACTTGCGCTTTGTTTACTTTTAAAAGCAGGGCATGCGCTAGCTCTGTATAGCTCAACTGTTTGTCGTCGATCATTTCGCTGTCCCATACGCGATGCAGGTTCGACGAGCGCCGCATCCACTTTAGTTTTACATCATTGCCGCCGCGGTCTTTTCCAGTACCTACGTGTAGCGGTTGATGCAAGTCGCCTACCAAGTGTACCAGCATTTTAATGTATTCTATCTCCTGCTCTTCGGAGAGTGTGCCGCTTTTTAGGGTGGATACGATGAACTCAATGCGCTCAATCACATCACCGTTGGGATTCTTTTCGGCGTCTTCATAGCGCACGCTGTCGGGGATGGTTACCCAATGCCAGTCGTGTGTGTGGTCATATCTTTTATCGGAGCGAATTTCATCCATCCAAGTGCTGCAAAGTGCCAAGTCTTCGGTTTTCAGGAGCTTTTGGAGGTGCTTTTTTGCCTTCTTATTCAGAAACGACTGAGCAATGTAACCTACTACCCGGTGTCCTGTTTGTCCCCATGCTTGCGCTTCGCGAGGGGATGACAAAATAAGACCAAACAACAGTAGAAGTGAAAAAGACAGTTTTTGGCGTATGTTCATAGCGTTTCTTTTTTTGACATTCAACAAAAAACAAAGTAGCAAAAAATACAGCACTTTTATTGAACTACAGTCTTTTTGAGTACTTTTTATCTTTCCTGCTTACCAGAGTGATGTGTTTCATACTCGTTACGATTGCTTTTTACAATATCGCTTTTACTTGACAGAATTACATATGGATAATCGAAAGTTGATTGTTATTTATATGCTTTTTAAATGCTTTTGTTTTGAAAAAGTTATTTTTTTGAAAAAAACTTGCTTTGTATTGTTAGAGTTTGTATATTTGCCATATGTATAATCAAAACAAGCTGGGGTGATGAAAGCTTTCATAAAAAATCTACTGTTTATTTTGCTGGCGGGAGTTGTAAACTCTGTTGCTCAAGCACAACAAAGCGTAAGCTTCGAAGGCTTTGTAGCCTATGAGTTCGATATTAAAGAAGCTCCGGAGGCATTGAAGCAACAATTAAAGCAAACGATGATGGCGGTGTGGGTGAAAGGAAAAGAAATGAAGGTAAGTCTCGAATTGCCGCATTCGGTGCTTTCTACTTTGACCAACCTTGAAAATGATGAAGGCTTTTTCTTCATAGAAACCAAAGAACAGCTTCATGAACGTCTGGCAAAGCCTTTGGGGGGCAAGCCTTGCGTGTATCAAGAAGAAGCTCACCGTTTGCTGGTGCCTGCCAGTAAAGAAGCCAATAGCAACAACGACGGAAAGAAAAGAGTGGTTTATACCAAAGAAACCAAAGAAATACTGGGGCATCTTTGCCGCAAAGCCATCATCACCCTTGACAATGGCGAAGAAGTATATGCCTACTTGGCAACAGATATAGACCTGCCTAAGAATGCCGCTCATCACATCGATTTTCAGTTTTATGGTATTGAAGGCTTGCCTTTGGAATACGAAGTGTTAGACGAACAAGGGAGACGCATACTTGTGCGTGCTACCCACCTTGAAGCTGGTGAAGTAAAACCCGCAATATTTAAGCTGCCTTCTCAATATGAGCGCACTACACCCGATAAATTGGCTGAAATGACGGCTGAATTATATCACAATCGTTAACATTTTTTCATCATCCATCGATTTTCATTAAGACATCATTAGAGGCTCCGCCCAGTGGGGGGAGCCTCTATTTTTTATTTTGTTCCCTACTGAAATTGTCTTCTTTTAGCATTTTTGTTCGGTAAAGCCGTTATCTATGAAAATCAAACCCTCAGATTACTTCGCCCCTTTGTTTGAGGCATTGCAGGCAGAGAAAGAAGAGACAAGAAGGCGCTTCATAAGCGATGTAGCTCAAAAAACATTGAAAGAGAAGATAGAAGCAGGTATTTGCCTGAGTGCTGTTCGTCTGGAACAACTCGCCTACCAAGGCATGGATGTTTGGTATTTGCGCTTTCGGCTGCTGAATCGGTCGGTACTTGGTCATACGTGGCGTGTGGGCGATGCTCTGCGCATAGTTCTTGAATCGGCAGAAACGAAAGATTGCCGCGGTATTTTAGTACGTTGGGCAGAAGGTAAAGAAATAGAGGTAGCAGTATCGGCAACACAATTGCCCGATTTCTTGGAAGAAGGTGCCCGGTATGCCCTTGAGCAATTGCCCGACGAGCAATCCATTTTACAGATGGAGCAAGCGATGAATATCTGGCAGCAGTTGGAAAATCCAAGGCAAAAGCTTTTGTTTGAAGTGCTGAGTGGGCAGCGACAACCTTCTTTTTGTGTACCCAAAACGACGCAGGAGCTACCTTCTTTTTTGAATGCTAAACAGCACGAAGCTATAAGCAAAATACTGTCTGCGCATGAGCTATTTTTGCTGCACGGACCACCCGGCACAGGTAAAACCAACACTTTGGTACAGGCTATTAAGGCAGTAGCCGGAACCGAGAGGCAGGTGCTGGCAACGGCTCCCAGCAACACGGCGGTTGATATTTTGTGTGAAAGATTGGCAGCCGA
The DNA window shown above is from Thermonema lapsum and carries:
- a CDS encoding DegT/DnrJ/EryC1/StrS family aminotransferase; the encoded protein is MRVPFFDLRRQNRHIKALLLQKVEEVLENGCFSGEACVHPLEQQLTAACGLPYVLAVNSGTAALFLALKALNIGKGDEVILPAHTYFACASAVLQVGAQPVFADIEPRSWQIDPQQLPRLLTPRTKAVLAVHLYGIPCDINAIARFCQENALWLIEDAAQAFGTQIGQQKAGSFGDMAAFSFYPTKNLGTAGEGGAIAFKDPAHRHLLRALRNQGNVQKYHHEVTGYNFRMGALEAAILEAKLPFLEEWTKRKQQIVDTYRRVINNPYIRFPEEPPNCRPAYHLCVIQVADRQHFLSYLKQKGIGYGIHYPVPCHKHPPFRGLAFECPRAEYHCAHCVSLPLFPELHPQEVEYVAEALNAYRPR
- a CDS encoding S1/P1 nuclease, encoding MNIRQKLSFSLLLLFGLILSSPREAQAWGQTGHRVVGYIAQSFLNKKAKKHLQKLLKTEDLALCSTWMDEIRSDKRYDHTHDWHWVTIPDSVRYEDAEKNPNGDVIERIEFIVSTLKSGTLSEEQEIEYIKMLVHLVGDLHQPLHVGTGKDRGGNDVKLKWMRRSSNLHRVWDSEMIDDKQLSYTELAHALLLKVNKAQVEKWLQGDVRSWAMECIALRSQVYDIGNPEEVGYDYLYRNWSTVEIQLLKAGIRLAYLLNEIYG